The following proteins come from a genomic window of Paenibacillus swuensis:
- a CDS encoding DUF4184 family protein encodes MPFTFAHPLYIAPLKWLQPSYISLTGLILGSMSPDYEYFIALEPFQSIGHSATGLLFQGIPLSILFACLFHYIIKIPLAEHLPSLYNTDLKTRQWIKMNEHRKFGNLKAAFVFLICVVIGFYSHIGLDAFTHKSGSFVTKYSFLQQTIAGFPVYKLLQHTLSLIGLTLEAWFLINLLKRTKLTTASDRQRPHTKLRYWLLVMLITIITVALKLTFTASTNTIGIIVVSTISGISMGILLSSVRYWILRHYAVRST; translated from the coding sequence ATGCCCTTTACGTTTGCACACCCTCTATACATTGCGCCGCTCAAATGGCTGCAGCCGAGTTACATAAGCTTAACAGGTCTTATTCTGGGCAGTATGTCGCCCGATTATGAATATTTCATAGCTCTGGAGCCGTTCCAGTCCATTGGTCACTCTGCCACAGGGCTTCTGTTCCAAGGTATTCCGTTAAGCATCCTGTTTGCATGCTTGTTTCATTACATCATCAAGATTCCGTTAGCTGAACATTTACCTTCCTTATACAATACAGATCTCAAAACACGCCAATGGATCAAGATGAATGAACATCGGAAATTCGGCAATCTGAAAGCTGCTTTTGTATTTCTCATCTGCGTTGTGATAGGTTTCTACTCCCATATAGGACTAGATGCGTTTACCCATAAATCCGGATCTTTTGTTACTAAATACAGCTTTCTACAGCAGACCATAGCCGGCTTCCCCGTGTACAAGTTACTACAGCATACCCTGTCATTGATCGGTTTAACGCTGGAAGCTTGGTTTCTCATCAATCTCCTTAAACGCACCAAGCTTACAACGGCTTCCGACAGACAGAGGCCTCACACGAAGCTCCGATACTGGCTGCTGGTCATGTTAATCACGATAATCACTGTAGCCTTGAAACTCACGTTCACGGCTAGCACCAATACGATTGGTATTATCGTTGTTTCCACCATTTCCGGAATCAGTATGGGCATTCTTCTGTCCAGTGTAAGATATTGGATTCTTCGGCATTATGCGGTGCGCTCTACATAA
- the trhO gene encoding oxygen-dependent tRNA uridine(34) hydroxylase TrhO, giving the protein MTEQSNYQILLYYKFVNIPDAEQYAADHLAFCKELQLKGRILIADEGINGTVSGTLEQTEQYMRDMHANPLFADMVFKVDPSEGHAFQKIFVRYKKELVTLRYEEPLDPNALSGHRLKPKEFHDYLLRDDVIVLDGRNDYEYDLGHFRNAIRPDVETFKEFPQWIREHMDDFKDKTVLTYCTGGIRCEKLTGVLLNEGFKDVYQLDGGIVTYGKDEEVKGRLFDGKCYVFDERISVPINRTDEDIVVGKCYHCHKPADHYINCGDDTCHRQHIVCEECAESHEGFCSPECQEHEMQRITQG; this is encoded by the coding sequence ATGACCGAGCAAAGCAACTATCAAATTCTGCTTTATTATAAATTTGTCAACATTCCCGATGCTGAACAATATGCCGCGGATCATCTCGCCTTCTGCAAGGAATTACAGCTGAAGGGCCGCATCCTGATTGCCGACGAGGGCATCAACGGCACGGTTTCGGGAACTCTTGAGCAGACAGAGCAATATATGCGGGACATGCATGCCAATCCCCTGTTTGCCGATATGGTATTTAAAGTGGATCCGTCGGAAGGCCATGCGTTCCAGAAAATATTCGTTCGCTACAAGAAAGAACTTGTCACGTTGCGTTATGAAGAACCGCTGGATCCTAACGCGCTCAGCGGACACCGGTTAAAGCCTAAAGAATTTCATGATTATCTGCTGAGGGATGATGTCATTGTGCTGGATGGCCGGAATGATTATGAATATGATCTTGGTCATTTCCGCAATGCCATTCGACCGGATGTTGAGACTTTTAAAGAGTTCCCTCAATGGATCAGAGAACATATGGATGACTTCAAGGATAAGACCGTTCTAACCTATTGCACGGGCGGAATACGTTGTGAGAAGCTGACAGGCGTCCTGTTGAACGAAGGCTTTAAAGATGTATACCAGCTTGACGGCGGCATTGTCACATACGGCAAAGACGAGGAAGTGAAAGGCCGGTTGTTCGACGGCAAATGCTATGTGTTCGACGAGCGCATTTCCGTGCCGATCAACCGCACGGATGAGGACATTGTCGTAGGTAAGTGCTACCATTGCCACAAGCCTGCCGATCATTACATCAATTGCGGCGATGACACTTGTCACCGTCAGCACATCGTCTGTGAAGAGTGCGCGGAATCGCATGAAGGCTTCTGTTCCCCGGAATGCCAAGAGCACGAAATGCAACGTATTACACAAGGTTAG